Genomic window (Bacteroidales bacterium):
AGAAGAAATGTTCAAAGCTCAATCATTTTTCTCAATTGACGATTATGAAACTGCTCTCACAGGTGATGGCAATTATTTGGGTTTTCTAGACATTCAGTCTCAATACAAAGGTACACAAGCAGCTAAACTCGCTAACTATTATATAGGTATATCTTATCTCAGATTGGGTGAATATGATAATTCTATTAAATACTTAAGCAAATTCAAATCAAAAGATTTTTACGTTTATGCAATGTCTAAAGCTGCTATTGGAGATGCTTATATGGAATTAAACAACTTGAATAGCGCTATTAAATTCTATAAAGAAGCTGCTGCAATTCATAAAAACGAAAATACTACGCCGGAACATTTAAAAAAGCTTGCTATTGCTTATGAATTGAACGGAAATAATAAAGAGGCTTTAAATACTTATAAAAAAATATTAGCAGATTATCCTAATACAACTCTTAAAAACGAAGTTAAAAGAGGTATTGGTAAGCTGGAAAATATATAATTAATTGTATTAATAAATCGGTTTTAAATCCGAAATTAATGATAAATATAGTTTTTATGGGT
Coding sequences:
- a CDS encoding tetratricopeptide repeat protein, with protein sequence MAKNKKQSEDKFGAVNSALSKSEAFIERNSKPLIIALVVVVVIVLGIFALQRYYFQPRKIAAQEEMFKAQSFFSIDDYETALTGDGNYLGFLDIQSQYKGTQAAKLANYYIGISYLRLGEYDNSIKYLSKFKSKDFYVYAMSKAAIGDAYMELNNLNSAIKFYKEAAAIHKNENTTPEHLKKLAIAYELNGNNKEALNTYKKILADYPNTTLKNEVKRGIGKLENI